The Anaerolineae bacterium DNA window GCTGTTGCGGGTCGCTTCTTTACCCTCCGAGCGCAGGGGCGGCAGATGCTCTTCCCATCCTGCCGGCAGTTGATTGTTCCACAGGGTTTGCAGAAGCTCTGCCTCTTTCGGGTATTCCCGGGCATAGGCGGCAAAGCGCTCCTCCCACGCCTGGCGTTCTGCCGTCCAGCGCCGGCGGAAGTCCGCAAAGAGCGCGTAGACCTCTTCCGGTACATAGAATTCCTTGTCCGCCGGCCAGCCCAGGTTCTGCTTGGTGAGGATCACCTCCTCCTTGCCCAATGGGGCGCCGTGCGCCTCGGGGTTGTTCTGCAGGTTGGGACTGCCGTAGGCCAGGATGGTCTTGCAGATAATGAGGCTGGGGGCATCTGCGCGTTGTTGGGCCTCGCGGATGGCCTGGGCGATGGCCGGCCGGTCGAACCCATCCACGTGCTGGACATGCCAGCCGTAGGCTCGGAAGCGCATGCCGACATCCTCGGTAAAGGTGATGTCCGTCTTGCCTTCAATGCTGATATCGTTGTCGTCGTAGAGCACGATGAGTTTGCCCAGCTTGAGATGGCCGGCCAGCGAGGCGGCTTCGCTGGAGATCCCTTCCATCAAGTCGCCGTCGCTGGCGATGACATACGTATAGTGGTTGATAATTTCATGCCCGGGGCGGTTGAACGTGGCGGCCAGGAAGCGCTCGGCGATGGCCATGCCGACCGCGGTGCTGATGCCCTGGCCGAGGGGGCCGGTAGTGACTTCGATGCCGGGCGCGGCGCCGTATTCCGGGTGTCCGGGCGCCTTGCTCCCCCACTGGCGGAAGGACATCAGGTCTTCCAGGGTCATGTCGTAGCCGGCCAGGTGCAGGAGCGCGTAGAGCAGCATGGCGCCGTGGCCGGCGGAGAGGACGAAGCGGTCCCGATCGGGCCAGTCGGGACGGGTCGGGTCATGCCGCAGGAAGTCCGCCCACAGGGTGTAGGCCATGTCCGCCGCGCCCATGGGCATGCCGGGGTGGCCGGAGTTGGCGCGCTGTACCGCGTCGATGGAAAGCATGCGGATGGTATTGACCGCCAGGTCATCGAGGGCCGATGTACGCATCATGCTTCACCGCCTTTCTGGCAAATGGGTTGGCAAGGATATCGCCGGCATTATACCACAGGGGGAGTGAAAGCGGGAAAAATGCCGGCGGATGGTTGCGGGAGCCGGCCGCTGTGGTATACTTTTTTGATAGAGAGCCTCAGAAGGTACAGCCGGGGAGGTAGGGCAAATGCGGTTCGACCCGAAGGGCTTGCCGGTGCTGATCGCCGTGGTATTGGTGATATTGAACTTCGTGGTGCAGTTTTTCCCCGCCCTGGGTGTCCTGGCCACCAGTGACCTGCTCCTGCATGTGGGGGTGATCATTGGTCTGCTGGGCATTATTGTCGGAGATGCGATCTCATGAGCAGGAACGCGGCCGGCTACGGTAAGAACGAGACTCACCTCTATATGGTCATCTTCCACGTCAACGATGACCTGGCGTTCTTCAACGCCGCGCTGAAGATGGCGCGCCGGCGGCCGCCTGGCATCCGCCTCCGCCATTGGTTCATGAGCGCGGACGGCCTCACGAGCTATGCCATTTGGGAAGCGGCAGAGCCGCACTTTCTGATGGGCATTCTGGATGTGGAATTTGACCAGGTGGCGGAGTATGATCTGAGCGAGGTGCATCTGCTGTGGGGGGAGTAAAGGCTTTTCGCACGAAAGGAGGATGGGCATGTCTGCCATGCGCCGGCTTCTGCATGTGCTGATAACTGCCGGATGGATCATCATCCTTGCCGGCTGTGCCCGCACCACGCCCTCCGCGCCGGCAGTATCCCTTTCCCTTACCAGCCCGGCCTTCGCGCACGGCCAGCCTATTCCAGCACGCTTCACCTGCGACGGCGAGGATATCTCCCCGCCGCTGAACTGGGGCGAACCGCCGGCCGGCACGCGCAGTTTCGTCCTAATCATGGATGATCCTGATGCGCCGGCCGGCACCTGGACGCATTGGGTGCTCTTCAATCTCCCGGCGGGAGCGCGCTCCCTCGAGGAGGCAGTGCCGGCGCTGGAGACCCTCACCAGCGGCGCCCGACACGGCAAGAACAGTTGGGGCAAGTTGGGGTACGGCGGGCCGTGTCCGCCGGCCGGCACCCACCGCTATTTCTTCCGGCTCTATGCCCTGGATATTTTCCTTGACCTGGTGCCTGACGCCGCCAAAAAGGATGTGCAGTCGGCCATGCAGGGACACATCCTGGCGCAGGGAGAATTGATGGGCACCTACGCGCGGCGCTGACGAGGGGCACGGTGAGGGTTTTCGTTACCGGTGCGACGGGCTTCATCGGCCGGCATTTCATCGCCCGCCTGCGCCACACCCCGCATGAGATAACCTGCCTGGTACGGCCGGGGAGCCGGCTGGAATATCTGCAAAGCGCCGGGGCACGCCTCGTGTTCGGCGATATCCTCGATAGGGAAGCCGTGCTGGCCGGCATGCAGGGGCACGACGCGGTGGTGCATCTGGCGGCGCTGTATTCTTTCTGGGAACGCCGGCCGCGCTGCTACTACGATGTCAATGTCGAAGGCACGCGCCGTGTGATGGAGTGCGCCCTGCAGGCCGGCGTGTCCAAAGTTGTCCTGGTCAGCACTTCCCTGGTATATGGCGTACCGCTGCAACGTCCATTCCGGGAGGATGCGCCGGCCGGCAGGCGTTTGCTGAGCGCCTATGCCCGCAGTAAATATGCCGGCGAGTGCATTGCCTGGGAGCTTCAGCGCACCTCGGGGCTTCCTCTAGTTGTCCTGTATCCGGGCGGTGTGCTCGGCCCGGGAGACGTGAAGGCCAGCGGTCAGTATGTGCGTCAGTTGGTGAAGCGGGAACTGCCGGCGCGCGTCTTTGAGGACAGCGTCATCACTTGGGTGCATGTGCGGGATGTGGCGGAGGCGATCATCCTGGCGCTGGAGAAACCGGACACCATTGGCGAGCGGTATCTGCTGGGCAAGGAGCGCCTCTCATGGGGAGCGTTCAACCGCATGGTGAGCGAGATGGCCGGCGTGCCCCTGCCTCGTCTGGTCATGCCCACCCCATTGGTGTTGGCCGCCTCTATGCTGGCGACCGCCTGGGCCTATCTCAGCGGCCGGCCGCCCATTTGGCAGTTGGCGTGGGATTCCATCCGCACCATTCGCGCCGGCCTGGAGTTTGATGGTTCGAAGGCAGAGCGCGAGCTGGGACTGCGCTATACCCCCATCCGCCAGGCGCTGGCGGAAATGATCGCAGAGATCATTGATGAGAGCAGGTAGCGATTTCCCCCAAACCTTCAGGAGCGCAGTATGAGACTCACCGTGGCGCAGTTGAACCCCATTGACACGGCATGGCGGAAATGGTGAGGCTTCATCGCGGCGTCCGAACCCTCCTTGTGGTACTGGCGGCCCTTGCCCTGATAGGGCTCTGGGTCTCACAGGTCAGCCGGCCGGGGAATGTCGAGGGATGTCCCGTCGGATGTGCCAGACCGGGGGATGGCCGGCCATCCCCCGAGGTGCGCATTGCCTCCCTCAATCTCCTGCACGATTTCCCCCGCTTCGGGTATATCCATGAGCGCCTGGAGCTGGTGGCGCGGGAAATAGAGGCACTGGATGCCGACATCGTCCTTCTGCAGGAGGCGGCCTGGACACCGAAAACGGGATTGGTGGCGCGCCGGCTGGCGGAACGCCTGGGCATGAATTACGTGTACGCCCGTGCCAACGGCAACCGCTGGGCGATACTTTTTGAGGAGGGGGAGGCTGTTCTCAGCCGCTATCCATTGGAAAACGCCGGCGTCCAACTGCTGGAACCGCGGCCGGCCCCCTTTGAACAGCGTATCGCGCTGTATGCAGCCGTGCGCACGCCCATCGGCCCGCTGACGGTGGTCTCCGTGCATCTGACGACGCAGGAGCATCCCGAAGCGAATGCCGGGCAGATCGCGTTTCTGGCACAGTGGGTGAGAGGTCTGCCGCCACAGCCGGTTGTGGTGGCCGGCGATTTCAACGCCGCTCCGGATATGCCGCAGATGCGGCTTTTGGATCCCGAATGGCTGGATACGTGGCGTGCGGCGCACCCGGACATGGAAGGATTCACCTGCTGTGTGGACTCGCTGACCGCCGGCCCGCAGGAGCCGATGGAAAAGCGCATTGATTATGTGTTCCTGGCCGGCGCCGGTGCAGAAGAACTGCGCGTGGTAGAGGCCAGGCGGGCGTTTGATCGGCCACA harbors:
- the tkt gene encoding transketolase, coding for MRTSALDDLAVNTIRMLSIDAVQRANSGHPGMPMGAADMAYTLWADFLRHDPTRPDWPDRDRFVLSAGHGAMLLYALLHLAGYDMTLEDLMSFRQWGSKAPGHPEYGAAPGIEVTTGPLGQGISTAVGMAIAERFLAATFNRPGHEIINHYTYVIASDGDLMEGISSEAASLAGHLKLGKLIVLYDDNDISIEGKTDITFTEDVGMRFRAYGWHVQHVDGFDRPAIAQAIREAQQRADAPSLIICKTILAYGSPNLQNNPEAHGAPLGKEEVILTKQNLGWPADKEFYVPEEVYALFADFRRRWTAERQAWEERFAAYAREYPKEAELLQTLWNNQLPAGWEEHLPPLRSEGKEATRNSSGVVLNAIAPYLPTLMGGSADLAPSNKTYLKGAGDFQAGSYHGRNLRFGVREHAMGAILNGLALHKGPIPYGGTFLVFSDYMRPAIRLAALMELPVIYVFTHDSIFLGEDGPTHQPIEHLAALRAIPHLVVIRPADANETVIAWKVALQRREGPTALILSRQNLPILPQTQQHCAEDLPRGAYVLSDPPTPSLDMILIATGSEVHLALGAQKALLEKGIAARVVSMPSWELFDAQPQEYRDAVLPPAVRRRLVIEAGTSQGWCKYIGEAGRTLTIDGRFGASAPAEVLAEKFGFTVDNVVRIALSMM
- a CDS encoding YbhB/YbcL family Raf kinase inhibitor-like protein, encoding MSAMRRLLHVLITAGWIIILAGCARTTPSAPAVSLSLTSPAFAHGQPIPARFTCDGEDISPPLNWGEPPAGTRSFVLIMDDPDAPAGTWTHWVLFNLPAGARSLEEAVPALETLTSGARHGKNSWGKLGYGGPCPPAGTHRYFFRLYALDIFLDLVPDAAKKDVQSAMQGHILAQGELMGTYARR
- a CDS encoding NAD-dependent epimerase/dehydratase family protein; translation: MRVFVTGATGFIGRHFIARLRHTPHEITCLVRPGSRLEYLQSAGARLVFGDILDREAVLAGMQGHDAVVHLAALYSFWERRPRCYYDVNVEGTRRVMECALQAGVSKVVLVSTSLVYGVPLQRPFREDAPAGRRLLSAYARSKYAGECIAWELQRTSGLPLVVLYPGGVLGPGDVKASGQYVRQLVKRELPARVFEDSVITWVHVRDVAEAIILALEKPDTIGERYLLGKERLSWGAFNRMVSEMAGVPLPRLVMPTPLVLAASMLATAWAYLSGRPPIWQLAWDSIRTIRAGLEFDGSKAERELGLRYTPIRQALAEMIAEIIDESR
- a CDS encoding endonuclease/exonuclease/phosphatase family protein, encoding MVLAALALIGLWVSQVSRPGNVEGCPVGCARPGDGRPSPEVRIASLNLLHDFPRFGYIHERLELVAREIEALDADIVLLQEAAWTPKTGLVARRLAERLGMNYVYARANGNRWAILFEEGEAVLSRYPLENAGVQLLEPRPAPFEQRIALYAAVRTPIGPLTVVSVHLTTQEHPEANAGQIAFLAQWVRGLPPQPVVVAGDFNAAPDMPQMRLLDPEWLDTWRAAHPDMEGFTCCVDSLTAGPQEPMEKRIDYVFLAGAGAEELRVVEARRAFDRPQPAGGGWLWPSDHVGVFVVLAPR